Below is a genomic region from Hyalangium minutum.
TCTCTCCCCAGGGCGAGACGGTGCAGGTCCGCCTGGCGCGGCTGCCGGGCGGCCTGCGCGTCAGCGTGGAGGATCACGGGCCGGGCATCCCCGAGTCCTTCCGCTCGCGCATCTTCCATAAGTTCGCCCAGGCGGACGGCTCGGACACCCGCCGCAAGGGGGGCACGGGGCTGGGGCTGTCCATCACCCAGGCGCTCGTGGCGCGGATGGAGGGCACCCTGAGCTTCGTCTCCGAGGAAGGGGAGGGCAGCACCTTCTTCGTGGTGCTGCCCGAGTGGACGCCGCCGGAGCCTTGAGTGTGGCTACGGGCCTCGCACCGCGCTCCAGAGCGACACCGCGCCGAACAGGAAGAAGAGCGAGGCGGCGACCCACCGCAGCCACTTCATCTGCACCTTGCCCGCGAGCTTGTCGCCCAGGAACACCGCCAGCCCGTCCGAGAAGAGCATCCCCAGCGTCGTGCCCGCCGTCACCAGGAGCACGGACTGGTAGCGCGCGGCCAAGGCCACGGTGGCCAGCTGCGTCTTGTCTCCCATCTCCGCCAGGAAGAAGAGGATCGCCGTGGTGAGGAAGGCGCCAAAGCGCGGCGGCTTCTCGGATTCCTCGAGCGTGTCCGGCTTGAGCGTCCACAGCCCGAAGCCGATGAAGGTGGCCGCCAGCACCGCCGCCATGATCCGCGGGGAGACGTGCGAGGACACCCACGTGCCCACGCTGGAGGCCAGCGCGTGGTTGGCCAGGGTGGCCGCGAGGATTCCGGCCATCACCACCCACGGCTTGCGGAACCGGGAGGCCAGCGAGAACGCGAGCAGCTGGGTTTTGTCGCCCATCTCACTGGCGGCGACGAGGAGGAAAGAACTCACCACGGCTTCCATCACGACACTCCCTTGTCGAGGCCGAGGTGTCGTGGGAGCACTGCGCGCGCACGAGCCTCGGCCAGGTTTCCCTGTCCGAAGGTCTCGTTCGCCTCGCACAGCGAGGTGAGGGCCCGGGCTGTTACCAGCCAGTGTGTCGAGCTCCCCGGCGCCGATGGTTTCCGGCGCGAACTACTCCCCTTACTGGAGTGCTGGATACCAGCCTCCGTGCCGCCTGCCAACAGGCAATGCGGCTAGCGCTTGCGCGAGAACCAGCCCATGAGGCTCTCGAGCTCCCGCTTGTCCACGTCGTCGAACGTGGCCTTGTGCTCGGAGTCGATGTCCAGCACCGCCATCAGCTCGCGGTTGGGCCCGAACACCGGCACAACGATCTCCGACACCGAGCGCCCATCGCAGGTGATGTGGCCCGGGAAGGCGTGTACGTCCGGTACCACCACCGTCTCGCGCGTGGCCGCCGAGGCGCCACACACGCCCTTGCCGAAGGTGATCTCCAGGCACCCCAGCGTGCCCTGGTAGGGGCCGACGCGCAGCAGCTTGCCCGGCTGGACCACCCGGTAGAACCCGGTCCACAGGTGACCGAACGCGTGGTGCAGCAGGCAGCTCATCGTCGCCATGGCGGTGATGTCGTCGTCAACGCCCTCCAGCACCGCCTCCACGTGCTGCTTGAGCTCCGCATACGCTTCCGCCTTCGGCCGGTCGCGCAGATCCAGGGTGACTTCAGCCATCGGTGAGTCCTCAAGAGATGGATGCCGGCCGCGTCACCGCGCCAGCGGGCCCCTTTTACATGGAATCGCACCCCGCGCGAGAGGAGGCACGCAGGACCCAGGGGAGGGACACTCCCCGGGTGGGCTGCACGCTTGCCATGCCGCGTCAACCCGTGGCGTTCGCGGGGGGAGCCGCCGTGGGCTCGGACTTCTGGGAAGGCTCGGCCTTCGGGGCTGCGGCGGCCTTCTCCGAGGCGGAGGCCTTCTCCGGCTTGGACAGCATCCCGTAGCGCTTCGCTGCGGACTCCAGGATGCGCCCCACGAGTTGGAGGTAGGACATGCCCTTCTCCCGGGCGCCCATGGCCAGCTCGCTCTTGTCCTCCAGGTAGGGGTTCGGGTTCACCTCGAGGACGTAGGGGTCCCCCTCCTTCGAGATGCGGAGGTCGATGCGCGCGTAGTCCTGGAGCTTGAGCCCCCGGTAGGCGAGCAGCGCCGCCCGCTCCACCCGCTGGCGCAGCTCCGGCGAGATGTTCTGGGCGATGACGAGCTTGGGCGAGCCCTCCGTCTCCGGGCCGAACTTCACCTCCCGGTCCGAGATGGTGGGCTTGTTCTTGTCCCAGTTGCCGAAGTCCAGCTCCACGATGGGGAGGATCTCCGGCATCTCCTTGGGGCCAATCACCCCCACATACACTTCGCGCCCCTCGATGAACTCCTCCGCGAGCGCCTCGTCCTGCAGCTCCTTGCGGATCTCCTGCACCCGGCGCGTCAGGTCCTCCCAGTTGTGCACCAGCGACTTCTTGCCGATGCCAATGGAGGCGTCGCTCCGGGAGGGCTTCACGATGAGCGGGAACTCCAAGTCTCCGTGGGTCTCCACGGTGACGCCGTCGAAGGTGGCGAAGTCCGCGGTGGGGATCTCGTGGTACTCGAGCAGCTGCTTGGTGAGGATCTTGTCCTGCGCCAGCAGCAGCCCCGCCGTCCCCGAGCCGGTGAACTTCACCCGCGCCATCTCCATCAGCGCCGCGACGTTCACCTCCATCCGGTAGTCCTCGGCGAACGTCTCGCAGAGGTTGAACACCAGGTCGCACTTCGACCGGGCGATCGATTGGAGGATGTCCGACACGCCGTCGCTCACGGCGATCAGCGAGGCCTCATGGCCCAGCTGCCGCAGCGACTCGGCCACCTGGGTCACGACGGGGTCCACGGGCTCCCCGTCCGGCTGGTAGTGAAGCACGGCGATCTTCAAGGGCGGAACGGGCATGGCCCTTCAAGTGTAAGGCGTCACCGCGCGCCGTGCACCCAGGCACGCGAACGGCTCCGTACTTTTGCCCGGCGGTGATCAGTCCACCTCGAAGAAGCGGTCCGTGTAGAGGTAGTTCATCGCCAGCGCTGTCGCCAGCGAGGTGAGCTTGGTGAGGTACTCGCGCGTCTTGTCCAGGTGGATGCTCAGCCGCAGCGCCGTGGTGCGCTCGATGAGGTGCTCCACCAGCGCCAGCACCACCGGACGGCCCACGCCGCTGTACTGGGTGACCGCCTGGATGAGCGACTGGCGCTCGGCACGCACGAGCGTCTCCGCGCTGGCCGGCGCCGTGTCGGGCGGCTCGAACAGGCCGAGCAGATCCTGATCCAGGTGCTCGCGCAGCGACAGCTCCACGCGCTCCTCGAGCTGGCGCTGGCGGTAGTGATCGAGGACCGTCTCCTCCATGTCCTCCACGTCCAGATCACGCTCGGCCAGCTGCACCAGCGGCGAGGTGCGTCCCACGCGCTGAATGACCTTCTCCATGTACTCGAGCTTCTTGAGCGCGGCCCAGCCCGCGTATCGCTTGCGCCAGTCCAGGCCGGGCGTCAGGAAGACCGCGAACGTCTCGGCGAAGTCCTCGTCCGGATGCTTCTGCGCGTACCAGCCGGAGATGTGCACCACGTACTTCCGGCTGAACGGGCGCGGCTTGTACGTCTCGTCGTAGGGCTTGGAGTAGTCCCCGAAAATCTTCCGCCACTCGTCCGTGTCGTAGAGGCGATAGGCGTAGTTGAAGGCGTGCCCGGCCTCGTGGCGCAGGTACATGAGGATCTCGCGCTCCGTCTCCGCGTCGCCGCTCAGCTCCGCCTCGATGGAGTGCAGGCGAGGGTCCGCCAGGTAGAACGGCAGCCCGATGACAGGCACGCCGGACGGGCAGCCCCACTGATCCGACAGGTAGCACTCCGGCCGGAACGAGATGGCCTTGCTCTCCAGCTCGCTGTAGAGCTGCTGGATGTAGCGCTCGAGGGCCGTGCCCTTCAGGTGGAGCCTCAGGTCCTTGATGCGGGCCTGGAGCAGTGCCTCGCGCTCGGGACGGCGCGGGGAGTCGGCCGCCTCGTGCGGGTCGGCCAGGGTCTTTTCTCGGAAGGTGATCTGGGAAGGTTGGAGCATCGGGTCCCCAAGGGGCCCCGAAGTCTAATGGCGAGCCCTGGGGGGTAAATTGGCTTGCCCCCAGCTACATGCAAAGGGTTGAAAAGACTGAATAATATGGGCACAAACCAGCTTGCCGGGCCGGTGGGAGACCGGCCCAGCGAGGGGTGCCCAGGTAGGCAGGAGGGCTACTCGAAGACGGAGATGTCGGAGCCGCCGCCGGTCTGCTTGGGGGTCTTCTTGCCGCCCCCCGCCTGCGCGGGCTTGGCCACCGCCGTCAGCGACACGTCCACCTGCATGGAGTCGCTGGCCGAGACGCTGAAGTCGAGCGGGCGATCCGCGTCCTGGTAGCCCGAGAGCCGGAACGTGAGCGTGTGCTTCTTGTCTCGGGGGAGATTCAGGTCCTGCGGCGTGGTGCCGATCTGCACGCCGTCCTCGTTGAGGATGGCAGCGCCAGTGGGCGAGGAGGTGCACTTCACCAGGACCACGGAGGCGACGGCCGGAGGCTGCGGCTTCGGGGCTTCCAGGGGCGGCGGCTTGGCCTGGACCGGCGTGAGTGTCTCCGTGCGGGGGATCTCCACCACCTGTGGGGGCTGCGAGCCACCGCCTCCCGGCTTCAGCGCGAGCACCGCACCGCCTGCCGCGAGCAGGAGCACGGGGATGCCAATCAGCGCGGCCTTCTTGCCCGTGGACATTCCTTCGGGCTCAGGGGGCGGAGCGGGCGGAGGCGGAGCCGCGCGCTGCGAGGACCCACTGACAGCGGGGCGAGCGCGGCTGGCGGCGGACGGCGCGCTTCCTGCGGCGCTCTTGGACACCAGCACATTGGAGGGGGCCGAGCCTCGGGGCATGGAGGCGCGAGAGGGCCGGGCACTGGCGCTTCCTGCGGCCCTGCGCGCTCCGGAGACGCTGGGCCGGCTGCCACTGCCACCGCCGTCGCGTCCCGGGGCACCGCCCGAGGGCCGCGCGTCCAACTGCTCGGCGGGCAGATCGGCCACCGCGTCGAGCATCGCGTCGATGAACTCCTCGGCGGACTGGAAGCGGTCCTCCTTCTCGCGCGCGAGGCCCTTCTGCATGAAGGCGTCGATCTCGGGAGGCACGGGGGCGCCCTGGCGCTTGCTGTGCACCGGGGGCACTGTCTGCGTGAGCGCCGCGGTGAGCGCCTTGCGGACGGTGTTGGCGCCGTAGGGCGAGGTGTTCGTGAGGCAGAAGTAGAGCACGCCCGTGAGCGAGTAGAGATCGGAGCGCTGATCCACCACCTCGCCGCCGGCCTGCTCGGGCGGCATGTACTGGGGCGTGCCGAGCACCTGGCCGGTGGAGGTGAGCTGCTCCTCCTCGTCCTGCTCCAGGGCCTTTACCAGGCCGAAGTCCAGCACCTTGACGAAGTCCTTCCCGTCGAGCTGCTGCACCATGATGTTGTGCGGCTTGAGGTCGCGGTGGACGGCGTTCTGCTCGTGCGCGTGGGCGAGGCCTCGGGCGGCCTGCTCCAGGATGTTCACCGCGCGGCGCAGGGACATGGGCCCGTCGCGCTTGACGATCTCCTTGAGGCTCTCGCCCTCGAGGAGCTCCATCACGTAGTAGCAGGTTTTGTCCGGGGCGCGGCCGAAGTCATAGATGGTGATGACGTTCGGGTGGTGCAGGCGGCTGGCGACCTCGGCCTCGCGGCGGAAGCGCTCGAAGAAGGTGGGGGCGGCGGCCAGGGCCGGGTTCAGCGTCTTGACGGCGACGGGACGCCCGACGGAGGTCTGCGTGGCCCGGAAGACCATGCCCATGCCGCCTTGGCCCAGCACGCTCTCGATTTTGTAGCGGCCGTCGAGGACCGTCCCCACCAAGGCCAGGCTGGCGCCAGCACAGAGATGATCGGGTCCTTCGGTGCTACCACAGTGGGGACAAGGGGAGGCCATTGGCCGCGGAGTATAGGCAAGCCGTGGCTAGGGTCCCAAGGGGGTAGAGCGGCGGTTGGGGGGCAAGCAGGCAATCATCCTGTTCCCGGCGGCGCTCCGGGCTGTTACATCCCCCAGCCGCCATGAGCCTCCTCATCGCCCAGGATGTCTGCCTCTCCTACGGGAAGAAGGTCC
It encodes:
- a CDS encoding TMEM165/GDT1 family protein is translated as MEAVVSSFLLVAASEMGDKTQLLAFSLASRFRKPWVVMAGILAATLANHALASSVGTWVSSHVSPRIMAAVLAATFIGFGLWTLKPDTLEESEKPPRFGAFLTTAILFFLAEMGDKTQLATVALAARYQSVLLVTAGTTLGMLFSDGLAVFLGDKLAGKVQMKWLRWVAASLFFLFGAVSLWSAVRGP
- a CDS encoding putative zinc-binding metallopeptidase; the protein is MLQPSQITFREKTLADPHEAADSPRRPEREALLQARIKDLRLHLKGTALERYIQQLYSELESKAISFRPECYLSDQWGCPSGVPVIGLPFYLADPRLHSIEAELSGDAETEREILMYLRHEAGHAFNYAYRLYDTDEWRKIFGDYSKPYDETYKPRPFSRKYVVHISGWYAQKHPDEDFAETFAVFLTPGLDWRKRYAGWAALKKLEYMEKVIQRVGRTSPLVQLAERDLDVEDMEETVLDHYRQRQLEERVELSLREHLDQDLLGLFEPPDTAPASAETLVRAERQSLIQAVTQYSGVGRPVVLALVEHLIERTTALRLSIHLDKTREYLTKLTSLATALAMNYLYTDRFFEVD
- a CDS encoding GAF domain-containing protein gives rise to the protein MAEVTLDLRDRPKAEAYAELKQHVEAVLEGVDDDITAMATMSCLLHHAFGHLWTGFYRVVQPGKLLRVGPYQGTLGCLEITFGKGVCGASAATRETVVVPDVHAFPGHITCDGRSVSEIVVPVFGPNRELMAVLDIDSEHKATFDDVDKRELESLMGWFSRKR
- a CDS encoding D-alanine--D-alanine ligase family protein, with translation MPVPPLKIAVLHYQPDGEPVDPVVTQVAESLRQLGHEASLIAVSDGVSDILQSIARSKCDLVFNLCETFAEDYRMEVNVAALMEMARVKFTGSGTAGLLLAQDKILTKQLLEYHEIPTADFATFDGVTVETHGDLEFPLIVKPSRSDASIGIGKKSLVHNWEDLTRRVQEIRKELQDEALAEEFIEGREVYVGVIGPKEMPEILPIVELDFGNWDKNKPTISDREVKFGPETEGSPKLVIAQNISPELRQRVERAALLAYRGLKLQDYARIDLRISKEGDPYVLEVNPNPYLEDKSELAMGAREKGMSYLQLVGRILESAAKRYGMLSKPEKASASEKAAAAPKAEPSQKSEPTAAPPANATG
- a CDS encoding serine/threonine protein kinase, whose translation is MASPCPHCGSTEGPDHLCAGASLALVGTVLDGRYKIESVLGQGGMGMVFRATQTSVGRPVAVKTLNPALAAAPTFFERFRREAEVASRLHHPNVITIYDFGRAPDKTCYYVMELLEGESLKEIVKRDGPMSLRRAVNILEQAARGLAHAHEQNAVHRDLKPHNIMVQQLDGKDFVKVLDFGLVKALEQDEEEQLTSTGQVLGTPQYMPPEQAGGEVVDQRSDLYSLTGVLYFCLTNTSPYGANTVRKALTAALTQTVPPVHSKRQGAPVPPEIDAFMQKGLAREKEDRFQSAEEFIDAMLDAVADLPAEQLDARPSGGAPGRDGGGSGSRPSVSGARRAAGSASARPSRASMPRGSAPSNVLVSKSAAGSAPSAASRARPAVSGSSQRAAPPPPAPPPEPEGMSTGKKAALIGIPVLLLAAGGAVLALKPGGGGSQPPQVVEIPRTETLTPVQAKPPPLEAPKPQPPAVASVVLVKCTSSPTGAAILNEDGVQIGTTPQDLNLPRDKKHTLTFRLSGYQDADRPLDFSVSASDSMQVDVSLTAVAKPAQAGGGKKTPKQTGGGSDISVFE